The Brachyhypopomus gauderio isolate BG-103 chromosome 1, BGAUD_0.2, whole genome shotgun sequence genome includes the window GCGAGACTGGAAACCTCTGGAGGATCGCCGCTGCACAGACATACCATGGCTCCTCCTTTTCGCTATATTCAATATCGGGATGGTGAGTATACGAGCAGCCATCGACCATTTTATTACCAACAACCTACCTGAGGCCATTTTAATAGGTTTACTTGACCCTTTAAAGGCGTGGCAATCACATTTTGTCAGTCAACCTTTATCGCCTTCATCAATGACCAATTTCTGGCCATAGCTTAACCAGTATTGTATTACGTGTCTAATTAGGGCGATGTAACATTTGCCACATAGTGAAATGGTAGTCGCAAAGGCACAGACGCGTTGGAGATTTTACATAGACATACGTCATCGTCTCGTttgagcacccccccccccgtgtacCCACAATGGAGACAACTGTAATGAACATTTGAGTGTATTTAAATCCTGTTTTACCGTGCGTCAGAAGGTCTTTGCGGGCTTTAATGTGCTTTCCACGTTTTTATTGTGCTAGCTCTTCATTTGTGGGTTTGCCATATCCACTGGAGCAGCTTCCAGACTCGTATCAGGGTATGACAGCTACGGCAACATCTGTGGTCAGAAGAACACCAAAATCCCGGGAATCGACCTCAGCGGCCAAGACCAAACCTCCAAAAAGTATGTAGAGCAAAGTGGAAGTTAGATTTCAAAGTTGTTCTAGTGTTGATTCTGAGATGTACTTGTTTAACCTCAGCAATTAGTATTTGATTAAACTCTTGAATCAAATTTCAGTATTGGGTGAAATTAAGATGAGCAGAATCCGATGTATTAAAGTGACTGCAGGGTGCTGTTTCCAGCCAGGACATCCCCGTGGAGCTATAAGACTTTGACAGGCTTcttgtgttttatattatttgCTCAGTTTTAGCAACCCGAGCAATTGCATGAGGAAGGTGTTGAGGTAGCTGTTATTGCATTAGTCTGTGTAAGCAGATTTACTGCAAAAAAAGATCctcacaaagaaaaaaaaacattcttaGCTGTGCCACTGCGACACATCGGCTGCTGTGAGTCTGAAAACCTGTTTTCTTATCTTTAGGTGAGCACGACTAATGCTTTTTAGTTGCTTCAAAATGTCAGATGATACAGTAGGCTTCATAAGTGCCTTTTCTAAGTTCCTCGAGGAGCTGCATACGTCTGAAGATGTTCCTGGTCCGTATTTGCTGACACGGCTTCATTTCTGTTGTGTAGGTATGTTTTTTTCCTGGACCCCTGCAATATTGATATAGTGAGAAGGAAGATCAAATCCATGGCGCTGTGCGTCTCCAGTTGTCCAGAGACCACACTGCAAACTTATGACGATCTCAAAACCTTTGCAGAGAAGAACGGTTAGTATTTGCTTgcttttgttgggggggggtccTTGAAAAGGCTTAAGGAATGATATGACTGGCTGATTTtcttttctccccccccccctcctgatTTTAGGGTCTAATTTGTGCTCCTATGAGTTGATCCCAAACACATACCCCACTGATCCAAACAGGGTTACCAAATGCCCAAATCTTCCCGTCCCtccaaggtaaaaaaaaatatatattataaggATATATTACAAAGGAAATTATGGAGAAAAAAATGCAAGTggtattatcattattattatcaatCATCTTTGATTCCACCTTATCTTTCACTGCTCACTTTAACTCTATCGTTAGAATTAAATTTTTCCAtctgtaatattgtaatattgCTCAAATCAGATCATCCCTCTCTCAGTCAGCTGCTGAGGCTCTTATTTATGCTTTCATTTCCAGTCGTTTCCACTACTGTAATTCACTCCTAACCGGTATCAGCTCTTCCTCCATCCACAAACTCTAGTTCAGAACTCTGCTGCCCATCTCCTCAACCACACTCACGCATGTCACCACATCACCCCTGTCCTTCAAAGtctccactggctccctgtcAAATACAGTTTCCAGTTTAAACTCCTTCTTCTGACCTACAAAGCCCTTAATCATCTCTTACCTTCCTAACAATCTGACCTTCCTCTTCCTTACGAACCATCTCGCTCTCTCAGGTCTTCTTCTGCTGGACTACTAACCGTCCCTACATTCCTCCTCCAAGGTTTTGGTCACCGAGCTTTCTCTCGAATGGCACCTCGACTCTGgaactctctctcttcatcagcTAAACATTCTGCATCTCTCTCCACTttcaaaacaaacataaaaacacatctcTTTGCACTGACCTATGACCCCTACACCACTGTCAACTCCACGCATACTGGTCTACTTTATTTTACTCCATCATCAGCTCTCAGTATGTTACTATACTTCATGACCTCTTACAGCTTCATTCTTATTGTCTGTTGCCTGTACTTTTTTTTGCTACTCTAAAATGTAAGCTTCTTTGGGTtcctgaaaagcgctatataaaaataaagaattattattattattaggtttATGTACATGGTGTTAGATGTTTTGCGATGTGTTTGTGATGATGGTCTGGTCTGTGCGTGCTGCAGTAAGTCTCTGCCCATCTTCCACCGCTGTACGCCTGCGGACATCGCCTGCTACTCCAAATTCGCCGAGGCCCTCATCACGTTCGTCAGTGACAACAGTGTGCTGCACAGGGTCATCGCCGGGGTGATGAGCTCGAAGGAGATCATTATGGGGCTGTGCGTGCTGTCGTTAGGTGACTGACTAGATGAAATGCTCCACTGTTTCCTTGCTGTAGTTGGACAGCAACAAATTATGCCACTGTGTGTGCTTATGCAGTCAGTTAAACCTACAATAGAGAAGACAGTCTGATCCTTTAGCTGTCTGTCTCATACTCACATGTCTCTTCTGCTTCCCCCCCAAAGTTCTGTCGATAATTCTGATGGGGGTGATCCGCTACATCTCGGCAGTTCTGGTGTGGCTTCTCACAGCTGTCGTGGTTATTGTATCTGTGGGTACGTTGTCCTAAGCTTGCTGGCACACAGTCAGTCCTGTTAAATGATAAAAGAACTTATTTCTCAAACATGTGGCATGAGGCTGGTGCTTGGTTAAACGGGGTCAGGTTTTCCAGATTGCGGAGCTGACATGAGACATCATATCTCTCAGGAGGTGCTGGAGTTCTCTGGTGGCTCTATGTGGACCACCGGGTATCTGCAAATGCGACTCTGCCTGCTAATGAGCTCCAGGTGGCTAAGGATAACGAGAAGGCTTTGCTCATCTACGCCATAGCTGCTACAATCTTCACGGTACTGCTCGTGTATGGGGGAGGGGATGTAGTCCATTATACTTCTCAGATATTTATTCCTGATTCTGTCCCATGAACACAGTGCTCAAAGCCTTGGACTCCATTGTATTGGGGGAATGTAGCGAGAATAATGTTTGCGTTAAAAAATGTCAGTCTTAATGAACGTGTGCAGCAACAAACACTCAAAGCCTGGGTCTGTCAGAACTGTGGCATTCTAGTTCTCGCTTAACAAACCGATTGTTTGCTATAGTAACTGTTGAAACATTGCGCACATACTGATATATAAAGAGAACAGTAACACCACTGAAACACCTGTCGGTCTTAACACACTTCATGTCGCCCCCAGCTAGTGCTACTCCTGCTCATGTTCTTCATGAGGAAGCGCGTGGCCTTGACCATCGCGCTGTTCCGCGTCGCCAGCAAAGTTTTTGGCCAACTGCCTCTGCTCGTGATGCAGCCCTTCTGGACCTTCCTGACCCTCATGTTCTTCTGGGTCTACTGGATCACCGTGCTGCTCCTGCTCGGGACAGCAGGTTCGATACCGCACCTGAATATTTCGAAGTGAAATTATCATTATAGCAACCTTTTACTCGCTTGCATTGGGGAAACAGGAACAATGTTTTTGGTTAAGGGATTTGTGGATCAGGAACGAAATGAGAGCACTTTCAGTTATCTGTATATTTTGACTTTTAAACTTTGCATTAGCACTATGTAAATTGATTTGGTTTATGTGTAAAAGTGGTGCAATTAATGCACGTTTGAGTGTGGCTGGTCACTGTGTCACTGCATGTTTGCAGGAAACCCGGTGAAAAATAACCAGACGGGGCTGGTGGAGTTTGAGATGGCAGAGCCTCTGCAGTACATGGTGTGGTACCATGCTGTGGGTCTCATCTGGATCAGTGAGTTCATCCTGGCCTGTCAGCAGATGACCGTGGCAGGGGCAGTCGTCACGTACTACTTCACCAGGTCAGAAGTCAAAGGTCGTTCAGAATTATATGGGGTGGGGCTTACCACAGaacttttttttctgtttttttttgttacttgTGTATACATCAGCAGAAATGCATGGCAACAACTAGATTGTGTGCTTGCTACCATGACTGATCATGGCGTTCATTAACGTGCTCGCTAACGGATTCCGTGTTCGCCTCAGAGATAAGTCGCAGTTGCCGCTGACGCCCATCTTGTCATCGTCAATGCGGTTAATGCGCTACCACCTGGGCACGGTGGCGAAGGGGGCCTTCATCATCACGCTGGTGGAAATCCCACGCCTCATCCTCACATACATCCACAGCCAGCTCAAaggcagcgtgagtgtcttgcaCAAAGTGTACAGAGGCAAAGCTTGATTTCTGAGACTTTGCTTTAAAAACCGCACCTCAACGTCAGGCCATAAAGGACAGAATTTCCAGCAGCATCTATAGAAGGCAGCTACTGTCAAATACAAAAGTCTGAAGTAATTCATCGATTCAGTTAATGAATGTAAATGCTAGGTCTTGGTTCCATTTCATGTGCGTAAGTTCATTTAGGTTACATCGTCTAAAAAGATTCATGTCATAGCGTTGATAGTGGCTTTAACGTTGTCACCGACAGGAAAACGCCTGTGCAAGATGTATGCTGAAAGCCTGTGTCTGCTGCTTGTGGTGTCTTGAAAAGTGCCTCAGTTTCCTGAATCAAGTAAGTAGATGCAGTCCGAGTTTAAAATATCAAGTTCTACTTAGGGTTTGAAAATCCAACAGCTTGATATGGCTTTCAGTTATATAACCATTGCTGACAAAGAGACCACTAAGAAAACACTGGCTCAAAATCATGGTTCTTGTTGTCCTGTTTTGGAGCAAGTTATAcacataattattattattatacacaaCTCCATGTTGATGAGTAACTCTATAGTTGTATTCAGAATGAACAATTAGGTTTGGTTTACTTTTGTGGTACCTGTATTAACTGTTAATGGCAGAATTGAAGTTTACCTATGTCTTCTGTCCTTAAGAACGCGTATGTAGCTACAGCAATAAACAGCACCAGTTTCTGTACATCGGCCCGAGACGCCTTCATCATCCTCGCCGAGAATGCGCTCCGTGTCGCCACCATCAATTCTGTGGGAGACTTTGTCCTGTTTTTGGGAAAGGTATTTCAGACACATGATCTCTGGAGTTACATAGCGTAGTCTGTTGGAGAGCATCCTGTCAATGTTGCCCCACCTGTttcccacaaaaaaaaaaaaagaactgaaTCTTTTTCTTTGATATTTCACAAGATACAATGTTGTACCCAAACCGGGTAGTTTTAACCAATGGTTTGTGGGGTGGGCGGGGTTTCAGGTCTTGATCGTGTCGTGCACGGCTTTCGCGGGCGTCCTGGCGCTGAACTACCAGCGCGAGTACACTGTGTGGGTCCTGCCACTCATCATCGTGTGCCTCTTCGCCTTCCTGGTGGCCCACTGCTTCCTGTCCATCTTCGAGATGGTGGTGGACGTGCTCTTCCTCTGCTTCGCCATCGACACCAAGTACAACGACGGCAGTCCTGGAAGCGAGTACTACATGGACAAGGCACTGATGGTAACCCGATCCCTTCGGTTGTGGCCGTGGTCTGGATTTTTAGATTATGTTTACCCAGTTGTCTGGTCCCAACTACTGTCCACCTTCCACACAATTGGAAGCCAACAAGTGATGGCTAACAGTAGTTTTTGTAGTGATGGAATTGCTGTTCTCACGGTGTGGTAGAAGCACAACTTCTTTGGTTGTGTGTGACATAACATGCACCTGATTGTTGGCATTGCTCATTATCGATAGGTAGACAATACCTAAGCCCTGCTTGCCAGCCAGCTTGTGGACTGCCAATCACAGCTGGCCAAAGAACCTTCTTAACTGCCTAGGCCCCTTGTGAGGCtgtatttagtttttttttttacaaggttTACACAGTTGGATCAAATAATAATTCTGCCATAAGAGATTAACCTCAAAGGTTTAAAGCCTCCATATGGTCAAATCAAAAGGACAGGTAGCTGGTGGCACAGTTTACTCAAGTACTCTGTGTATGACAATATAAGCACCCTGCTTCAGACAAAAttaaacaaagcaaaacagttTGATAAAACTAACACAGGAGTCACAGTCACTATATTACTTATAATAGAGTGTCAGAACTTGCTTCTGACAGTCCCACCCTGCAACAGGAGTTCGTGGAGAGCAGCCGGAAGGCGGAGGCGGAGGGGAAGAGAGCAGCGGGTGGAGACAGTCGGGAAATGAAACCAATGGTGAGTGCTCAAGGGAAAATAACATTTATCCCATGATGTATTCTGTGAGTTGTTCTGCACAATGGAACGCAAGCTCCGATATATGAAAACTTGGACAGGGTCAGGGcacccacacacgcagacaTGATGCAGTGCACTGGGCATGTTTGTCTTTCAGACCCGGGCTGGAACGTTGGCGTGATGCGAGTCGGCCCTTTAACACTGTTACACCAACAGCAGGTGCTACTGCTGGACAAGACCAGCGGGACCTCACCAGGGATTTCTCCTCACTATGTGACTGATTATATTTAAACCACGTAAGGACCCGTGAGATGACTATGCATATTTGTTTTGACTGTCTTTTTGTAAGACTAAATCTGAAATGTTTTTAGCAATaattttgtaaatttttttGGATCTGTAAGTGGAGTTGTTTTGTATTAAGAGGGGTTTCGTTTGAGAACTGTTAATAACAATTTGTTCTTTTTCACTAATTTGTTActgtttttaatgcaattttTTTTAGTTAGGATATATCAAAATGCGATTTACTGCTTACATTACTggcagcttttatttattatggaAACGGTAGGCAATCAATATTGACAATTTATGCTTTGCAAAACGGCGTCTTGCTTCTCTATCCAGAAAACAAACTTAATTAAATGAAACTAGCGCGTGTTATAGACCCAATATAATGCAAATTATAAAGTAATGAAATTCTGAACCGGTGAAATGAACCCAGAAACGCTAAATGATGTAAAATCAAAAATGAGAACGCGCATCGAATGACTGGACACGTGCGCCGGCTTCGATTTTTTTTTGAAGCAACTGAATGCcagtgttgtaaaaagtgcttaCACTTTATTGCTGGAAGGAGCCCATCATTAACTCAAAACATCTTTGTGCAAGTCTGTTACAAAGGTGTAAATAGAAGCTGAAACATTATGACTAGTATTTGTACTTTGTACGTGTGGTTTACCATGATTAAAATTGTTCATAGAATTATTAAAGTATAAACTGTTGCGTTTGAAACCGTTTATTTTCATTGTTTGACGCGAAAACATGCGTCAAATGTCTTTTCCGTGAAATACAGAGGAGCCTCTCTCTTCGTAGTCGTTCTTCCGAATCCACAGTCGCTGAAAAGAGTCGGTAGAGGCCAACATGGAGCCTCCTTTCCAAACGGCGTTGTCTCTCTCCGGTGCGGCTACAACCGTTACGCTCTCGCCCACTAAAGCGTCCAGCTCGCGTTGCAGGCGCATCTGAAATCCTGGGAACATCGTGGAGCCGCCACAGACGAGGACGTTATCCAAGAGTTCGCTCTTCAGGTTAACGTCACACATATTGATGATGTTCATTATCAGTATCGGGATACCGGGCTCTCGAGAACCAACAATACTGGGTTGAAAAAGCACCTCTGGGCACATAAAACGCTCGTTACCCAGTATAAGCGTTGTTCCGTCAGGGAGACCGTGAGTTGTGGTGCAATTTATTTCCGTCAAGTCGGAGTCAGTATTAATGGCTAAATAACAgtatctttttttaatttcgtctaacaaaacaaaattattTGTGTTAGGCGTGCTGGTTCCTGATATGCAAAGCATGCTCTCCAAGTAGGAGTTTAGAGTTTCACCGGCGTGTCCCACTTGTCTGGTTTCACTAGCTATACACTTCCCATCGTTAATGGGAACAACTCGAGACGCTCCGTGTCCACAGTCCACCACTAGAGCGCTGGTTTTACCGTATGAAACAGCAGACAGCACAGGTTGGCTAACGGCGTGCATTGCCGGAACATTAAAAGTCTCGAACATGAGTTCTGCGAACTTTTCTCTGGTAGCTGTCGGACATAAAGGTGGATCCGAGAGAAGAACAGCATGGTCTTCTGGAAACACCTTCAACTTTCTCTGGTATATATAACAGACCAGTTCCTCCAGTGCATCCCAGTCTTTCACCATTCCGCTCTTGAACGGGGTTTCCCAGTGTCCTCGGACAGAACACCCTTTGCTAGGTATTACGCACGACGGCAAGTTGCGCCCAGAAAACCCTGCTTTTGTATATCCGGTCCCGATGTCCAGCACCACCGCACTGGGGAACTTTAAGGCCTCGTCCACATCCACACATGGCAGCTGGGCTCGTTCTGTCATGACAGGTGCGTGAAGAGTTCTGGACGGCAGGAGTTCGTCGTCGTTAGCAGAACTTACTGCGCCAacctggtccattgtcccactTGTACTTAAGCCCGAATGCTTGTCAATTATGACACGAGAAATGACCCATGAAATCCACGCGTCACATAGACGAACAAAAACGACACTATGAATGCGAGCCTTTTAATTCGGAACTTAAGAAATGACAAACCTTTTGACAGAACTTTTAGCAGCAAAACAAAAGCCGTTTGagacctacacacagacacgtaaGTAGTTTGTAAATTATTTACCAGGTCTTAAAATGCCTTAGTGTCCTGGTTATAGTGCGTTTCttgtcagtaatgaaaatgcATACCTTGTACTTTTctaaacacaaaaaaacaaaacagaacctcTACATGCCTACTGAGCGCTTGTTATAAGCAGAGGACGCATTCGTTTGGTTCGCTGACTTTGAGAACGATTCACGAGGTGAGATGAGTTTTGAGATGGTCCTTTAGTTTCGGTATAGTGGCTTGCTCCTTGTGGCACACGTGGCAGCGCAGCGGTAACTTCAGCAGCTCGCTCGTGCCGTCCTTCACGGCCACTTTACCGTCTCGCTCCAACATGGCAATGACGTCTACAAAGCAAACGTCCGACGTTAGGATCAAAGCTTTCTGCACACAAGCCTTCATCTGTTACTTCAAGCCTTTCTAAAAAGtgagaaaatgttttttttttttttatatcaacATGTCTCTTGTGATATTTTACACACTTAAAAACCAACAAAACAATGTTAAACCAGAGAACAATCTGGACTGTGTCCTAATGTTAATATAGCAGTCTGATTTGTAGATTATCTAaaacaggtatcaccaaatggcggaccgcggtccggatccggacccgaacgccgtcctgtccggacccaatcacattcctgattaactggatacggacccaaatgccaaaaaaattttaacgggagactatattttaaaacggagaatttattttcagacgagtgttacgttcaccacccatttgagtgttacgttcaaccccccccgctcaacaactttcgttcgccaccgcgaacccggacctaaggtctgagctatctgccaaaaatggaccgcggaaagatttaattgattacccctgatctaAAATGTATGTCCAGCGCTTATTTGGACAGTTCCAGTTTTAAAAGATGtttaaggtttttgtttattacCTGATGAGATGCATCATGCGTGTTAGATCAGGGAAAATCTGAAAACTGTCCAGTGAAGTGTAGTTTATATAAATGATGTGGAATGGGTAGTGCCATGTTCTAAGTGGTTGTCATTAGTCTAGTTTGTGAATCATCATGCTTTTGTCATCTTTTAATAGTTTTGTGCTCTTTGCTGAGTGTTTGATTTCTAACAGGATGTCCAAGACAAAGAATTCAAGAGAACTAGATGTCAATTAGtgcaataaaatacaaatgtagGCAAAACAACTTGACAAATAAATCCGTAATTAGGGTAGTCTGGGattgcatttttaaaatatagatAAACAGTGTATGATTTTATTTGTGCTAAAGGTGTAACTTTATGCAAAACTAAAAAGATACACAGGCTGAGGCAAAACGAAAGTGAAACAAAGTCACTGTCTCAACACCTTTAGtcagctggatgttctggtaaatcgataaacaaactccagctggttcagaacgcagcagcacgagttttaacaaaaactaaaaagtttgatcacattagtcccgtactatcgtcattacactggctgccaattagattccgtattgactataaaatacttttattaacatataaaacgctgcatggcttagctccagactatcttagtgaacttattgaacaatataacccagcgcgttcacttcgctcgcaggacgcagggttattaactgttcctaggatcaaaaagatcacagcaggtggaagagccttttcttttaaagctccacaattgtggaataatcttcctgcctctattcgggactcagacacagtctcaatgtttaaaactcgattaaagactcatctgtttagtttggcctttgattaatctgttacatatttactacatctcgtatcttttctccgaggttcacctggagagtaacattgcagtcggagcctacaataccagcatcgctgctccgacacggaatgaaggCCTGGccttcatcaacagacatttacagtgacaatatcataacccagaactttcatttttacctttacttagtctgattgtgtgatttgtgtgtgacttgtgtatttgtctgtattttgtgtaatctgtgtgttaacgggccgcccaatggaggatgggttcccttttgagtcttggttctcccgaggtttcttcctattccccactatcttcgggagtttttcctcgccactgtcgcccttggcttgctcattagggttctggacccgtagtattgttaaccttttaaatcctgtaaggcgctttgtgacaacatgtgttgtgaaaagcgctatacaaataaactttgattgattgattgactttgATTGATTTTACATCCCACTCACCTTCAGATTCAATGAAATAGTCAGTGGTAAATGAATTCCAGTGTTTCTTATTCTTCAAACAAGGAGAATCAAAGTCTTGGCTGATCACATGCAGGTGAACGTGACTATGAAggtaaaaatatatacatcCATACATCACTTCCACACCTTGCTGTTTGCTATACCCACAGTTCTATACATTCAAATCCCCCCCTTCTCCCCCATAACATCATGAGTGAAATCTAAACCATCAAAGCAAGTGTGGGGTGCTTCTCTCACCTCATGCTGGGTATGGCATGGTAGCCCAGACGGAAGCGTAGTTTCTGGCCATCGGGACACTGCTGCACCATGCTGCCCCCCACGTGCTGCATGTGTTTCAGTAGGTCACAGTGTTTGAGTCGCAGGGCCTTCAGGCTAGGGATGGACTCCCAAGGCAGCACCAGCCAGTGGTGCCGGGCCTTCGGGTACTTGTCCTTGATCACCACCACCTTCTCGTCCTTGTACACCTGAGGACGATGGCAAACACAAGGCAAAACAAGGTTGATGCGGGGTACCACGTCATGGCAGGAGTTCCTGCTTTTATGTCATGGCTGTGAAGATACTGGATTGAGAACTGTGTCTATTAGAGCATAAGTTTGCAAATTGGTGGTACCCACAAGCTACTTAATTTGTTTTCCATTAGTCTGGTTCTTAAACCTGGTACTCAAACTGACAGATTACCCGACTTCCAAGTGTTGGGAGCTGGAAAAGAATGATAAAATGAGCTGGCTATGGTTCCTCAGTGATGCTCTGAACCACATAAACGTGCTGCTCGGTTTCTGTTGGTCTCTATAATTCTTCACCAGCTCACATCAATTCATTCCATCTGAAGTAGCAACATTAAACCAAGTCATACCTGCAGTTTTGGATCCTGCATTGACACTTTGAGACCCTGATTCCAATGGCCAGCAGAAAAAGAGGGTTCCTGCAGAAAACAGTGTTCACTCTTTCATGATCCCCAAAACAAACTGTAGTACAGTCCTGTTATATTATTCCAAACCTTTTTACCCATTTTTCCCCAACTTTAGCTGTCATATAAAATGTCACCCACCAATTAATCTCCGCATTATTAGACAACCACCGGCAGGGGGACAGATTTTCTAAAACTTCTCAAATAActtaaaaagttaaaaaaaactgctttgtgGGGGGGATCATCTCAACTGCACTGAGAGTTGCTCGAGTGTCATGTGTAATTTTCAAAATACCATAATACCTGCAGatatttaagtcatttaatacagtaaaaaaaacaacaaatgtcCAAAAGTAACTGAGCAATAAGCAAATGCCAAACAATAAACTCACCACCTCGGCTGACGCAGGTTTTGCTTTTTCCGCCAGAGGCGGATCGTCTGCTTCTCGCTCTCGATGGGAAGAGACGGCTACCTTGCGCGCGggactctctttctctccctcatcccTCTGTAGGGGTCTCTTATTTGACTTGCTTCCCTCCCTGGCAGAAGTGGGGCTGGAGGTGTCTTCACTGAAGCTCACTGTGTATGGGTAGAGCTGGTTGACCATGTGGAGCCTCTGGCCTGGTTTTAGGGTCACCTGGTTGTAGAGGTGAGGGAAACGTCGTTGGCAGGCGGTTATAGCCAGAGACCTGTACGACAGATTCAGTTACTAAACAACATAGTGAATATTACACAATGTTGATGGTTGAAACTATATCGCAAACAGTTCAGAAGCCAGATGGTCTGGCACAATGTTCACTAATGACAATATGTTTGCACTAGCAATAAATGTGTTTTACCTGATTGCCTTTGCCCACAACCACATTATCCACACTTGTAGGGTTGGTACCTAACTGTGAATCAACCCAAACACAATCTGTGCATTGGTAAGGCTAAGGATTATACCTCACAAGCCTAACAGAAATATTAATGTTATTTAAGCTTCACATCCTAGAATGACTAACCTGTTTCACACTGATTAATCCTTTGTTGCAGTCTGCTCTTAGTTCAACTGTTAAAGTACACAAATATATTAAAATTCAATTTAATACAAATGTATTAGTTTTATTAGATCAGTTTTTTAGAAGCTACAGTATTAAGACCGCAGACTGTTAGATATCCCACTCACTATCATTACTTAATCGCTGTATCTTTCAGAGATATAAACATCATTAAAAGTAAGCTGACTGTAATAGCAGATCTTGAGCTGAACTGAATAAATTCAATTCTTTAT containing:
- the LOC143525943 gene encoding actin-like protein 7B → MDQVGAVSSANDDELLPSRTLHAPVMTERAQLPCVDVDEALKFPSAVVLDIGTGYTKAGFSGRNLPSCVIPSKGCSVRGHWETPFKSGMVKDWDALEELVCYIYQRKLKVFPEDHAVLLSDPPLCPTATREKFAELMFETFNVPAMHAVSQPVLSAVSYGKTSALVVDCGHGASRVVPINDGKCIASETRQVGHAGETLNSYLESMLCISGTSTPNTNNFVLLDEIKKRYCYLAINTDSDLTEINCTTTHGLPDGTTLILGNERFMCPEVLFQPSIVGSREPGIPILIMNIINMCDVNLKSELLDNVLVCGGSTMFPGFQMRLQRELDALVGESVTVVAAPERDNAVWKGGSMLASTDSFQRLWIRKNDYEERGSSVFHGKDI
- the aptx gene encoding aprataxin isoform X1, translating into MPTCWLVSEDDCHKPVHLPHHHVLTLGRGPETRIKDQKCSRRQVELRADCNKGLISVKQLGTNPTSVDNVVVGKGNQVTLKPGQRLHMVNQLYPYTVSFSEDTSSPTSAREGSKSNKRPLQRDEGEKESPARKVAVSSHREREADDPPLAEKAKPASAEVEPSFSAGHWNQGLKVSMQDPKLQVYKDEKVVVIKDKYPKARHHWLVLPWESIPSLKALRLKHCDLLKHMQHVGGSMVQQCPDGQKLRFRLGYHAIPSMSHVHLHVISQDFDSPCLKNKKHWNSFTTDYFIESEDVIAMLERDGKVAVKDGTSELLKLPLRCHVCHKEQATIPKLKDHLKTHLTS
- the aptx gene encoding aprataxin isoform X2, with translation MLLLELRADCNKGLISVKQLGTNPTSVDNVVVGKGNQVTLKPGQRLHMVNQLYPYTVSFSEDTSSPTSAREGSKSNKRPLQRDEGEKESPARKVAVSSHREREADDPPLAEKAKPASAEVEPSFSAGHWNQGLKVSMQDPKLQVYKDEKVVVIKDKYPKARHHWLVLPWESIPSLKALRLKHCDLLKHMQHVGGSMVQQCPDGQKLRFRLGYHAIPSMSHVHLHVISQDFDSPCLKNKKHWNSFTTDYFIESEDVIAMLERDGKVAVKDGTSELLKLPLRCHVCHKEQATIPKLKDHLKTHLTS
- the aptx gene encoding aprataxin isoform X3 encodes the protein MWLWAKAIRSLAITACQRRFPHLYNQVTLKPGQRLHMVNQLYPYTVSFSEDTSSPTSAREGSKSNKRPLQRDEGEKESPARKVAVSSHREREADDPPLAEKAKPASAEVEPSFSAGHWNQGLKVSMQDPKLQVYKDEKVVVIKDKYPKARHHWLVLPWESIPSLKALRLKHCDLLKHMQHVGGSMVQQCPDGQKLRFRLGYHAIPSMSHVHLHVISQDFDSPCLKNKKHWNSFTTDYFIESEDVIAMLERDGKVAVKDGTSELLKLPLRCHVCHKEQATIPKLKDHLKTHLTS